In the Campylobacter showae genome, one interval contains:
- the nfo gene encoding deoxyribonuclease IV gives MKFIGAHVSIAGGVENAPLNAANIGANAFAMFVKNQRQWEAKPLTPENISKFKQNLKAAGIEPRHVLPHNGYLINLGHPSAKQRQKSINAFLDEIYRVEALGLVMINFHPGSYLNEISPEICLQNIANSVNFLLENSQNVKLVIENTAGQGSNLGFKFEHLAFIIKNCIDKSRIGVCLDTCHTFAAGYDIREDYGRVMSEFDEIVGRDMLCGMHLNDTKFDLASKKDRHESLGKGFLGLKTFENIINDPRTDDIPLVLETIDESIWADEIKILRNFKGE, from the coding sequence ATGAAATTTATCGGCGCGCACGTCAGCATCGCGGGCGGCGTAGAAAACGCTCCGCTAAATGCGGCAAATATCGGTGCGAACGCCTTTGCGATGTTCGTCAAAAATCAGCGTCAATGGGAAGCCAAGCCGCTAACCCCAGAAAATATCTCCAAATTTAAACAAAATTTAAAAGCCGCCGGCATCGAGCCCAGGCACGTTTTGCCGCACAACGGCTACCTTATAAATTTAGGCCATCCGAGCGCCAAGCAGCGTCAAAAGTCCATTAACGCCTTTTTGGACGAAATTTACCGCGTAGAAGCGCTAGGCCTAGTGATGATAAATTTTCATCCAGGCTCGTATCTAAACGAAATTTCGCCCGAAATTTGCCTCCAAAATATCGCAAATTCAGTAAATTTCCTACTCGAAAATAGCCAAAACGTAAAGCTAGTCATCGAAAACACCGCGGGTCAGGGCTCAAATTTGGGCTTTAAATTCGAACACCTTGCCTTTATCATCAAAAACTGCATCGATAAAAGCAGGATCGGCGTTTGCCTAGACACCTGCCATACGTTTGCCGCTGGATACGACATCAGAGAAGACTACGGGCGCGTGATGAGCGAATTTGACGAGATAGTCGGACGCGATATGCTGTGCGGCATGCATCTAAACGATACGAAATTTGACCTGGCCAGCAAAAAGGACCGCCACGAGAGCCTGGGCAAGGGCTTTTTGGGCTTAAAAACGTTTGAAAATATCATAAACGACCCCCGCACGGACGATATCCCGCTAGTTTTAGAGACGATCGACGAGAGTATCTGGGCGGACGAGATAAAAATTTTAAGAAACTTTAAAGGAGAATAA
- a CDS encoding OmpP1/FadL family transporter, giving the protein MRKYIGVCLAACCCLNAAGFKIPEQSGDSIALLNSNVATSFGPDAAYNNPANMIFLDGGHYLESSLTYLRMSKTKYRHYNGDKLTSKRANALVPTFHFVTPQFDDWRFGLSVVVPAGMSMRWEEGLPKATSKKFDLKVIEVNPSVAYALTDNIALGFGLRAVYARGEAVQEVSGALPASQDIKGDRVNFGYNAAITYKPTSNLSLAATYRSKVNMNLKGDTDISAPAHPRGAFPSGSYSGSAKLSVPLPASLNLALSYKIANTTLLFDFERTYWSAWKELDFNYPGASAAHYRNPFFAAFDASKKRDWKDSSAYRIGVAHDATDKLRLMGAVTFDEAASRADTTGFDLPDTKAVIYAAGFNYKFTDALELGASYFYQDRKARDVNYYSNASGLYPNGKFERGNAQAINLNVKYKF; this is encoded by the coding sequence ATGAGAAAATATATCGGCGTTTGCCTAGCAGCTTGCTGCTGTCTAAATGCGGCGGGCTTTAAAATCCCCGAGCAAAGCGGCGACAGCATCGCGCTTTTAAACTCAAACGTCGCGACGAGCTTCGGACCCGACGCAGCCTATAACAACCCGGCAAATATGATATTTTTAGACGGCGGACACTACCTAGAGAGCTCGCTAACCTACCTGCGTATGTCAAAGACGAAGTATAGACACTATAACGGCGACAAACTCACCTCCAAAAGAGCAAACGCGCTCGTGCCTACGTTTCACTTCGTGACGCCGCAGTTTGACGACTGGCGCTTTGGTCTATCAGTCGTCGTGCCTGCGGGAATGTCGATGAGATGGGAAGAAGGTCTGCCTAAAGCCACCTCTAAAAAATTCGACCTAAAAGTGATCGAGGTAAATCCTAGCGTCGCCTACGCGCTAACCGATAACATCGCGTTGGGCTTTGGCCTGCGCGCCGTTTACGCTAGAGGAGAGGCCGTGCAGGAGGTCTCAGGCGCCCTACCCGCCTCGCAGGATATCAAAGGCGACCGCGTAAATTTCGGCTATAACGCGGCGATCACCTATAAACCGACTTCAAATTTGAGCCTAGCGGCCACCTACCGCTCGAAAGTAAATATGAATCTAAAAGGCGACACCGACATCAGCGCGCCGGCGCACCCGAGGGGGGCATTTCCAAGCGGCTCGTATAGCGGCAGCGCAAAGCTATCCGTACCGCTACCTGCGAGCTTAAATTTAGCCCTATCGTACAAAATCGCAAATACCACGCTACTATTTGACTTTGAGAGAACCTATTGGTCGGCGTGGAAAGAGCTTGACTTCAACTACCCGGGCGCCTCGGCCGCTCACTACCGCAACCCGTTTTTTGCGGCATTTGACGCGTCTAAAAAGCGCGACTGGAAGGACAGCAGCGCCTACCGCATCGGCGTAGCGCACGACGCGACGGATAAACTCCGCCTGATGGGCGCGGTTACGTTTGACGAGGCCGCCTCTAGAGCCGATACCACGGGCTTTGACCTGCCAGATACCAAAGCCGTCATCTACGCAGCTGGCTTTAACTACAAATTTACGGACGCTTTGGAGCTGGGAGCTAGCTACTTCTACCAAGACAGAAAGGCGCGCGACGTAAACTACTACTCAAATGCGTCGGGGCTTTATCCAAACGGCAAATTTGAGCGCGGCAACGCTCAGGCGATAAATTTGAACGTGAAATATAAATTTTAA